The following coding sequences are from one Luteolibacter yonseiensis window:
- a CDS encoding M48 family metallopeptidase: protein MSLLIMIGLFLLWKLELAATLLNLKAFPSEVPKVLEGLMDQEKLDQARNYLRVNARFNILQSTVSLAVLLAFWTLGGFAWLDTLARSFTSSTVVAGLIFLTLLMLGQSLTSLPFEIYDTFVIEQKFGFNRSTPATFIMDRLKGLLLGAIIGLPLAAAVLWIFGNVAHAWLWAWAFVTVFQLILTYLAPTYIMPLFNKFTPMPEGELKQEIEELGVKCGFPLSGVFIMDGSKRSTKANAFFTGLGKQKKIALFDTLVDKSSKPELLGVLAHEIGHFRCGHIKQRLAVGIIQMAVIFFLLGLATDPGGKFSRLLFDAFGVKEISPHVGLVLFSILLEPVSKLLGVLANAWSRKHEFEADAYAAKVTGDKISLGEALKKMTADHLSHPSPAPLRVWLDYSHPPLARRLEALAGK, encoded by the coding sequence ATGTCACTGCTGATAATGATCGGGCTTTTCCTGCTTTGGAAGCTGGAACTTGCCGCGACCCTGTTGAACCTCAAGGCATTCCCTTCCGAGGTTCCGAAAGTGCTCGAGGGGCTGATGGATCAGGAGAAACTCGACCAAGCGCGCAACTACCTGCGGGTGAACGCGCGTTTCAACATCTTGCAATCCACCGTCTCACTCGCGGTGTTGCTTGCGTTCTGGACGTTGGGCGGCTTTGCCTGGCTGGACACACTGGCGAGGTCTTTCACCAGTTCGACGGTGGTGGCCGGGCTGATTTTCCTCACGCTGCTGATGCTCGGCCAGAGCCTCACCTCGCTGCCTTTCGAAATCTATGACACCTTCGTCATCGAGCAGAAATTCGGGTTCAACCGCTCGACCCCCGCCACTTTCATCATGGATCGCCTGAAAGGACTGCTTCTGGGTGCGATCATCGGCCTGCCTCTTGCCGCCGCGGTGCTCTGGATCTTCGGAAACGTGGCGCACGCCTGGTTGTGGGCATGGGCATTCGTGACGGTGTTTCAACTCATCCTCACCTACCTGGCCCCAACCTACATCATGCCGCTCTTCAACAAATTCACCCCCATGCCGGAGGGTGAGTTGAAGCAGGAAATCGAAGAACTCGGCGTGAAATGCGGGTTCCCCCTCAGCGGCGTGTTCATCATGGACGGCTCCAAACGCTCGACCAAGGCCAACGCCTTCTTCACCGGCCTCGGAAAACAAAAGAAAATCGCGCTTTTCGACACCCTGGTGGACAAGAGCAGCAAGCCGGAACTGCTGGGAGTGCTCGCCCACGAGATCGGCCACTTCCGCTGCGGCCACATCAAACAGCGCCTCGCGGTCGGCATCATCCAGATGGCCGTCATCTTCTTCCTGCTCGGTCTCGCCACCGATCCCGGCGGAAAATTCTCCCGTCTTCTCTTCGACGCGTTCGGAGTGAAGGAGATCTCCCCCCATGTCGGCCTCGTGCTTTTCAGCATCCTCCTGGAACCCGTCAGCAAGCTCCTCGGCGTCCTCGCCAACGCTTGGTCCCGCAAGCACGAATTCGAAGCCGACGCCTACGCCGCCAAGGTCACCGGCGACAAAATCTCCCTCGGCGAAGCCCTCAAGAAAATGACCGCCGACCACCTTTCCCACCCCTCCCCCGCCCCGCTCCGTGTTTGGCTCGACTACTCACATCCCCCGCTGGCGCGGAGGCTGGAGGCGTTGGCTGGGAAGTAA
- a CDS encoding peptidoglycan D,D-transpeptidase FtsI family protein — MVKTKSLRRLSLISCLAALPVCAQEPRLSEVAANSVPLEPPATRSASDGAIMTRKDARTITLKIPAPRGQIVDREGAPIAQNRVAYQVALQFKQFENADRDFVVNWARTRLDSLQPLVKTATVKSDDEIYDHYVNRRWLPLMVSGQIDDKEARKIEGKLSAGLILQPIYVRFYPEGELASHIIGYSGGVGKLPTGPINFNEPLWEETEGRAGLEKLYDAQLTGEPGMKRLLFDENGNKLLEEQVKRPRPGGTVVTTLDLKWQKLAEKTLREGCRRGAFVVLDVITGEVLVMASRPSFNLNNFIPRINDEDFKVLENDPAQPLFGRAFQSAYPPASSFKPIVAIAALNNGTINEDTTIYSPASLFIGRTEMKNWSKTPEGSINVKRALARSCNTWFYQVGIDVGPTPFLGLSRRLGMGQRTGLPLIGETPGLVPDDAWMLKNEKRRILDGDTANLAIGQGSLLASPLQVAQAMAGIGNGEILPKLQLIRQTQDARGRVIQASLPERKDYIGADSKAMEIVRQGMSDVVNGPGGTGRSAALSYTTLCGKTGTAQWKPSLDQRLAWFAGFLPADNPRYSFAVLYEGRPGEVVSGGRMAAPMVKEFFEGIKDDIKDIIAPPKKALIVVEETTETGEGASAIDPENPDAPEGVTLPAQPATTPLKALPVEEPKAVEPMDEPEDLLDGPKVTELPEQPSAIRALPVGDDEVIEGGIEEP, encoded by the coding sequence ATGGTGAAAACGAAGTCCCTTCGCCGGCTCTCCCTGATCTCGTGTCTCGCGGCATTGCCGGTCTGCGCCCAAGAACCACGTCTTTCCGAGGTCGCTGCGAATTCCGTTCCGCTGGAACCGCCCGCCACCCGCTCCGCGTCGGACGGTGCGATCATGACGCGCAAGGACGCCCGGACCATTACCTTGAAAATCCCCGCACCACGCGGGCAGATCGTGGATCGGGAAGGTGCTCCCATCGCCCAGAACCGCGTGGCTTATCAGGTCGCGCTCCAGTTCAAGCAGTTTGAGAATGCGGACCGGGACTTCGTCGTCAACTGGGCCCGGACCCGTCTGGATTCACTCCAACCGTTGGTCAAGACCGCGACAGTGAAGTCCGACGATGAAATCTACGACCACTACGTCAACCGCCGTTGGCTGCCACTGATGGTCAGCGGCCAGATCGATGACAAGGAGGCGCGGAAGATCGAGGGGAAACTCAGCGCGGGCCTCATCCTGCAACCGATCTACGTTCGTTTCTATCCGGAAGGTGAGCTGGCGTCCCACATCATCGGCTATTCGGGTGGCGTTGGAAAACTGCCCACGGGCCCCATCAATTTCAACGAACCTCTCTGGGAGGAGACGGAAGGGCGGGCCGGGCTGGAGAAACTCTACGATGCCCAGCTGACCGGTGAGCCGGGGATGAAGCGCCTGCTTTTCGACGAGAACGGTAACAAATTGCTGGAAGAACAGGTCAAGCGCCCCAGGCCCGGCGGCACGGTCGTCACCACGCTGGACCTGAAGTGGCAGAAACTCGCGGAAAAAACACTGCGGGAAGGATGCCGCCGCGGTGCCTTCGTCGTTCTCGATGTGATCACCGGCGAGGTGCTGGTGATGGCTTCCCGACCGTCGTTCAACCTAAACAATTTCATCCCGCGGATCAATGACGAGGATTTCAAGGTGCTCGAGAACGATCCGGCCCAACCGCTTTTCGGCCGTGCGTTCCAGTCCGCCTACCCGCCGGCGTCGTCCTTCAAGCCGATCGTCGCGATCGCGGCGCTGAACAACGGCACCATCAACGAGGATACCACCATTTACAGTCCGGCATCCCTCTTCATCGGACGGACGGAGATGAAAAACTGGTCCAAAACACCGGAAGGCTCGATCAATGTGAAGCGCGCGCTCGCCCGGTCCTGCAACACCTGGTTCTATCAGGTGGGCATCGATGTGGGGCCCACTCCTTTCCTGGGCCTTTCCCGCCGGCTCGGCATGGGCCAGAGGACCGGGCTTCCGCTCATCGGCGAGACTCCCGGCCTTGTGCCGGATGATGCGTGGATGCTGAAGAACGAAAAACGCCGCATCTTGGACGGCGATACAGCCAACCTCGCCATCGGCCAAGGCAGTCTTCTCGCATCGCCGCTGCAGGTCGCCCAGGCCATGGCCGGAATCGGGAATGGTGAAATCCTGCCCAAGCTCCAGCTCATCCGCCAAACGCAGGACGCCCGCGGGCGGGTGATCCAAGCATCCCTGCCCGAGCGGAAGGATTATATCGGTGCGGACTCGAAAGCCATGGAAATCGTCCGCCAGGGCATGAGCGATGTCGTCAATGGCCCCGGCGGCACCGGTCGGAGCGCCGCCCTCAGCTACACCACCCTTTGCGGGAAAACCGGGACCGCCCAATGGAAGCCTTCGCTTGACCAACGTCTGGCATGGTTCGCCGGTTTCCTCCCGGCGGACAATCCGCGTTATTCCTTCGCGGTTCTTTACGAAGGACGCCCTGGTGAGGTCGTCTCGGGCGGACGCATGGCGGCGCCGATGGTGAAGGAGTTTTTCGAAGGCATCAAGGACGACATCAAGGACATCATCGCTCCGCCGAAAAAGGCCCTGATCGTCGTGGAGGAAACCACGGAGACAGGTGAAGGCGCTTCCGCCATCGACCCGGAAAATCCTGACGCTCCGGAAGGCGTCACGTTGCCCGCACAACCTGCGACCACTCCCCTCAAGGCCCTTCCCGTGGAAGAGCCGAAAGCGGTGGAGCCGATGGATGAGCCGGAAGACCTGCTTGATGGACCGAAGGTCACGGAACTGCCGGAACAACCCTCCGCCATACGCGCGCTTCCGGTGGGGGATGACGAGGTCATCGAAGGCGGAATCGAGGAACCGTAA
- the obgE gene encoding GTPase ObgE: MFIDHIRIFAKAGDGGNGVVSWRREKFVPRGGPDGGDGGMGGDIVLVVDNSVDNLRAYHYDPKLVAEDGKNGAGGRKTGKSGKRVIGKVPPGTVVYRSNAVTIQEAVDFERSDEGIDLEPIADLTEIGQEFLLCKGGEPGQGNWNFKTATNRTPVEHTLGTPGDQSVFYLELRRIADAGLVGFPNAGKSTLLGKLSHAKPKVASYPFTTLQPVVGVVEFPGFRRCTVADIPGLIEGAHENRGLGHEFLRHITRCRVLLFVIDMAGSEGRDPVSDLEILRREIKEYDDELARFPWKIIANKMDLEGAAENLEVFRSRFPKVDIIPISADAETGLDDLRQVLDNEIAYRPDK; this comes from the coding sequence ATGTTCATTGATCACATCCGCATTTTCGCGAAGGCCGGAGACGGCGGAAACGGCGTCGTCTCATGGCGCCGTGAGAAATTTGTCCCGCGCGGCGGGCCGGATGGTGGTGACGGCGGCATGGGTGGAGACATCGTGCTGGTCGTCGACAACTCGGTGGACAATCTCCGCGCGTATCATTATGATCCCAAGCTGGTCGCCGAAGACGGAAAAAACGGCGCGGGCGGAAGGAAAACAGGGAAAAGCGGCAAGCGCGTGATCGGCAAGGTTCCTCCCGGTACCGTGGTTTACCGCAGCAACGCGGTGACGATCCAGGAAGCCGTCGATTTCGAGCGCAGCGACGAAGGCATCGATCTGGAGCCGATCGCGGATCTGACCGAGATCGGCCAAGAGTTCCTCCTTTGCAAGGGGGGGGAACCGGGTCAGGGAAACTGGAATTTCAAGACCGCCACGAACCGGACCCCTGTCGAGCACACCTTGGGCACTCCCGGAGACCAATCCGTTTTCTACCTTGAACTCCGCCGCATCGCCGATGCGGGTCTGGTCGGTTTCCCGAATGCGGGGAAATCCACGCTTCTCGGCAAGCTTTCCCACGCCAAGCCAAAGGTCGCCTCCTACCCGTTCACCACTCTCCAGCCAGTCGTCGGTGTGGTTGAATTTCCCGGTTTCCGCCGCTGCACGGTTGCGGATATTCCCGGGCTGATCGAGGGAGCGCACGAGAATCGTGGCCTGGGTCACGAGTTCCTGCGCCACATCACGCGCTGCCGCGTCCTGCTTTTTGTCATCGACATGGCGGGCAGCGAAGGGCGTGACCCGGTTTCGGATCTGGAAATCCTCCGCCGCGAGATCAAGGAGTATGACGACGAGCTCGCGCGGTTCCCGTGGAAGATCATCGCGAACAAGATGGATCTGGAAGGTGCGGCGGAAAATCTGGAGGTTTTCCGGTCCCGGTTTCCCAAGGTGGACATCATCCCCATTTCCGCGGATGCGGAGACCGGTCTCGATGATCTGCGGCAGGTGCTCGACAACGAGATTGCCTACCGGCCGGACAAGTAA
- a CDS encoding gamma-glutamylcyclotransferase family protein — MSDPQLVFVYGTLRRGGSNHFRMAGAEFIASGTITGRMYRIDWYPGLVLDGAGDEIQGEVYSVGPEQLAALDVFEGLSAGEIEGSEYRRSRTVVIGRDSRPIDAWVWEWLGITDESQRLRDGDWLKHE, encoded by the coding sequence ATGTCGGATCCGCAGCTCGTTTTCGTTTACGGCACCCTGCGCCGGGGGGGATCCAACCATTTCCGAATGGCCGGCGCGGAGTTCATCGCCTCCGGGACCATCACCGGACGCATGTACCGGATCGATTGGTATCCGGGACTGGTGCTGGATGGGGCGGGGGACGAGATCCAGGGGGAGGTTTACTCGGTTGGTCCGGAGCAACTCGCCGCCTTGGATGTTTTTGAAGGGTTGTCCGCGGGAGAAATCGAGGGGAGCGAATACCGCCGGTCCCGGACTGTTGTCATCGGGCGCGACAGCCGGCCGATCGACGCGTGGGTGTGGGAATGGTTGGGAATCACCGACGAATCCCAGCGCCTGAGGGACGGAGACTGGCTCAAGCACGAGTAA
- a CDS encoding O-antigen ligase family protein: MESSPYLFGGFWLLLLFGTIMVGGPWAGYHAVLLGGAAVLMFLFPPVVSLPRIWWVCGGLFILGGMAAFLPASWFTSPGWRGKLESLGLDSGKHVVIQSRHAAETLLLFGITLLTGLWLAGHRASAKQLRVLTLSFTCGVAVYAILSKIRYNGGNPDEVFGFFPNRNHTATYLAMGCVCGLGCLMQALRDKRYAGMGVALVACGVCFWAVAGWSISRGGVLLAVIGSLAWVSMLGKKYMGKHGMRLLGLLALAAVGFFFIADSAVKQRLAQTVGKGGTISLSMDKPDSVEGKESDQSGSKMDFRILTTLDTFDLIRDFKWTGVGAGQFDKVFPQYRKRTAVENHAQALHPESDWLWMAAETGIPATLALSALVVLASWRALAGVLGGRDRSLRAACLVAALLVPLHGFLDVPGHRIPLAWSSAFLFTLALHVPDSKRFAESPMRRWGFRGAAVVIAGVALLLARAEWLGGPPPSHTRAALAKKEAAELHAKDLVLLKAAHSAGQDYQPAFEDDLLERALLVLEDARKVAPMDRKILNMQGMIGLGLTEKEAFIDRCFALERALDPSWVNAPLIQAEAWSGIDPNRARDPNRTRVLWAEALERARNLDKLHPGTPWSEWRTHEKIRIFAKGKPNLEGLVPP; this comes from the coding sequence GTGGAATCCAGTCCATACCTCTTCGGCGGGTTCTGGCTTCTGCTGTTGTTCGGGACGATCATGGTCGGAGGACCATGGGCAGGCTACCATGCAGTGCTGTTGGGTGGGGCTGCGGTATTGATGTTCCTGTTTCCTCCGGTGGTCAGCCTGCCCCGGATTTGGTGGGTGTGCGGCGGACTATTCATTCTCGGAGGAATGGCGGCGTTCCTGCCCGCCTCCTGGTTCACCTCCCCCGGGTGGCGTGGAAAATTGGAGAGCCTCGGTCTGGATTCCGGCAAGCACGTGGTGATCCAGTCACGTCATGCGGCGGAGACTCTTCTTTTGTTTGGCATCACCCTGCTGACCGGTCTGTGGCTGGCGGGTCACCGGGCCTCGGCGAAACAACTCCGGGTTCTGACCCTGTCGTTCACCTGCGGAGTGGCGGTTTATGCCATCCTGTCCAAAATCAGATACAACGGCGGAAATCCGGACGAGGTGTTTGGCTTTTTCCCGAATCGCAATCACACGGCGACCTATCTGGCCATGGGCTGTGTCTGTGGTCTCGGATGTCTCATGCAGGCCTTGCGGGACAAGCGTTATGCCGGGATGGGGGTGGCGTTGGTCGCATGCGGTGTCTGCTTTTGGGCCGTCGCGGGATGGTCGATCAGCCGCGGCGGCGTCCTGCTGGCGGTTATCGGGAGTCTGGCCTGGGTTTCCATGTTGGGGAAAAAATACATGGGGAAGCATGGGATGCGGTTGCTGGGTCTCCTCGCCCTGGCGGCGGTCGGTTTCTTTTTTATCGCGGATTCCGCTGTCAAACAACGTCTCGCACAGACGGTTGGAAAAGGCGGAACCATTTCGTTGTCAATGGATAAGCCGGATTCGGTGGAAGGCAAGGAGTCGGATCAATCGGGGTCGAAAATGGATTTTCGGATTCTCACCACACTTGATACGTTCGACCTGATCCGTGACTTCAAGTGGACCGGAGTGGGGGCTGGCCAATTCGACAAGGTTTTCCCGCAGTATCGGAAGAGAACGGCGGTGGAAAATCATGCTCAGGCACTTCATCCCGAGAGCGACTGGCTGTGGATGGCCGCGGAGACAGGAATACCGGCGACGCTCGCCTTGTCCGCACTGGTGGTGTTGGCTTCCTGGAGGGCGTTGGCAGGAGTGCTCGGAGGCAGGGATCGTTCGCTGCGGGCCGCGTGTCTTGTCGCTGCGTTGCTGGTTCCCTTGCATGGCTTTTTGGACGTCCCGGGCCATCGCATTCCTCTTGCATGGAGTTCCGCCTTCCTATTCACGCTGGCATTGCATGTTCCCGATTCCAAAAGGTTCGCTGAATCACCGATGCGCCGTTGGGGGTTCCGCGGAGCTGCGGTCGTGATCGCAGGAGTCGCCTTGTTGCTGGCGAGGGCGGAATGGTTGGGTGGTCCTCCGCCCAGCCACACCCGGGCGGCGCTTGCGAAAAAAGAAGCGGCTGAACTGCATGCCAAGGATCTTGTATTGCTAAAGGCCGCCCATTCCGCCGGACAGGACTATCAACCGGCATTCGAAGATGATCTATTGGAACGCGCGCTGCTGGTCCTTGAGGATGCCCGCAAGGTGGCTCCGATGGACCGCAAGATTCTCAACATGCAGGGAATGATCGGGTTGGGCCTTACTGAAAAAGAGGCATTCATCGATCGCTGCTTCGCTCTGGAACGGGCTCTCGACCCCAGTTGGGTGAATGCGCCGCTGATCCAGGCGGAGGCTTGGTCTGGAATCGATCCGAACCGCGCCCGGGATCCGAACCGCACCCGGGTTCTCTGGGCGGAAGCGCTCGAACGGGCCAGGAACTTGGACAAACTCCACCCGGGTACCCCGTGGTCGGAATGGCGGACACATGAAAAAATCCGTATTTTCGCGAAGGGAAAGCCAAATTTGGAAGGCTTGGTTCCTCCGTAG
- a CDS encoding PEP-CTERM sorting domain-containing protein, whose translation MKLLKFSPLLLALIASANAAVYRSDFNTLTSTPSVEIAGQDGWSSTSSTTFLSHTVAWNNGTGTTTAIAIGGTLDLSDQTTVGLNHSYGEELGRTTTKFDFSFTDSTFVVGDPDPDANYVALRDTFAYSVYSGAANIFSVVFTPLEVDPTVNPTAEWSMSYYVNGALGGSFFLEVEELGTYSLDLAFSKHGYQTAVDLVLNDGTNLFARNQTVDLDPVLTITSFGFDWTSTEAGGGDNEMLIDNLSVVPEPSSALLAGLAGLAFVSSRRRRA comes from the coding sequence ATGAAATTACTCAAATTTTCCCCACTCCTGCTTGCCTTGATCGCAAGCGCCAACGCTGCGGTGTACCGTAGTGATTTCAATACCCTTACATCTACCCCGTCCGTGGAAATCGCCGGGCAAGATGGTTGGTCCTCCACTTCTTCGACAACCTTCCTCAGTCACACTGTCGCTTGGAACAACGGTACAGGCACCACGACCGCCATCGCGATCGGTGGTACTTTGGACCTTTCTGATCAAACCACTGTCGGTTTGAATCATTCCTATGGCGAAGAGCTGGGCCGGACCACCACCAAGTTCGACTTCTCTTTCACAGACAGCACCTTCGTGGTGGGTGATCCTGATCCCGATGCGAATTATGTCGCTCTTCGTGACACGTTCGCTTATTCGGTTTACAGCGGAGCGGCCAACATCTTCTCGGTGGTGTTCACTCCCCTGGAAGTCGATCCAACTGTGAATCCAACCGCTGAGTGGTCGATGTCCTACTATGTGAACGGTGCGCTTGGAGGATCTTTCTTCCTTGAAGTTGAGGAACTCGGAACTTACTCGTTGGATCTGGCGTTCTCCAAGCACGGCTATCAGACCGCCGTGGATCTTGTTCTCAATGACGGAACCAATCTCTTCGCTCGTAATCAAACCGTGGACTTGGATCCCGTTCTGACGATCACCAGCTTTGGATTTGACTGGACCAGCACCGAAGCAGGTGGCGGTGACAACGAAATGCTGATCGATAATCTCAGCGTTGTGCCGGAGCCATCCTCCGCCTTGCTCGCAGGACTTGCCGGGCTTGCGTTCGTGTCGAGCCGCCGTCGCCGCGCTTGA
- a CDS encoding polysaccharide biosynthesis/export family protein, whose amino-acid sequence MIFSSIQLGLTRFIWSIAFIAVSLFPLVSHADEATYTLRPNDTIRLAVYEEPDLSLQVKILKTGQASFPLIGSVDVGGLTVAAAAAKIRALYAKDYLVDPKLTLTVDEYATEFVSVIGAVKVPGQIPMPVSGNLDIASAMATAGGLTENADPNNLQLQRASGGVISTFSLSSIEGPTGRIRLASGDRIIVNQSAFVGKTVTVMGQVGRPGPLAFPVSGRLDLVKAIAQAGGLTDLANPKKVTINRSGKVILLDFKAISQRGDQPFLLQPDDVVTVAERIF is encoded by the coding sequence ATGATTTTCAGTTCCATCCAATTGGGTCTCACCCGCTTCATATGGTCTATTGCTTTTATAGCAGTGTCCCTGTTCCCGCTTGTCTCACATGCTGACGAAGCGACCTACACGCTACGTCCCAACGATACGATCAGGTTGGCGGTTTATGAAGAGCCCGACCTCTCGCTTCAGGTCAAGATTCTCAAGACAGGCCAGGCATCGTTTCCCTTGATTGGTTCGGTGGATGTCGGGGGCCTCACCGTGGCAGCGGCCGCTGCCAAGATCCGCGCCCTATACGCCAAGGATTATCTCGTCGACCCCAAACTCACCCTGACAGTCGACGAATATGCGACGGAATTCGTCTCGGTGATCGGAGCCGTGAAGGTGCCGGGCCAGATACCGATGCCGGTGTCGGGAAATCTCGATATTGCTTCCGCCATGGCGACAGCAGGCGGACTGACGGAAAACGCAGACCCGAACAACCTCCAGTTGCAGCGTGCGTCCGGTGGGGTGATCAGCACCTTCAGTCTGAGCTCGATCGAAGGACCCACAGGGCGGATCCGGCTTGCTTCCGGTGATCGTATCATCGTCAACCAAAGTGCCTTCGTTGGAAAAACCGTCACCGTCATGGGACAAGTGGGACGTCCCGGCCCTCTGGCCTTTCCGGTGAGCGGCCGTCTGGACCTGGTGAAGGCGATTGCCCAAGCCGGCGGCCTCACGGATCTTGCGAATCCCAAAAAGGTCACGATCAATCGCAGTGGCAAGGTGATCCTGCTGGATTTCAAAGCGATTTCGCAGCGTGGCGACCAGCCGTTCCTGTTACAGCCTGATGATGTCGTCACCGTGGCCGAGCGTATTTTCTGA
- a CDS encoding polysaccharide biosynthesis tyrosine autokinase, translating into MPPSHRSRRQSLEMDDFEDDDMEGGGFERQAGQEKLKQLAQDLIGRWHWIALGLILGVLGSYYYISKAPKIYQTRSTLLIKQQTTAVISSGQEDEMDLRSLEAMNTVAERIRRPELMQKVASRPEILSMPGLIPKKVDWLPAWASGWMKDGASGNSQTETVPTTEALAGAISSWTNISIRKGTRLLDISVTHQRPQVAKVVADAIAMEYQAELTGARSDKGSSSMQILTDESESARVRLQTAQNALANYQRALVTLKELEGKELNNAELARRYLPKHPRMVAADAELNAHKTRFLAEFDSARNSTADREYWNTHDKEWQDAAGDESAKLLTARRLLLARGTVLEREIESQNSVFNSVLTRIQESDINRQGVESEMDISSLASLPGGPISPIPSKILALGSVGGLAMGTLIAMFFVRLDNKVHTVAQVERETGLPVLAAVSEINITKVLASIKRKPDTADGHEARKLWHPLLLFRDGLTSTTYAEMFRVLRASVSLLGDEKKRRISLFSSALPGEGKTMVSSNFALASAQQGKRTLLVDLDLRKPAVHKVFGLKRDSHTKGVTDVLSGQAKFEEAVFSETGAENLYMMLAGKTAPNPGELLNSSILEEFLQTALKYFDLVVLDSAPLLAVPDTRIVAPLADNFCLVVRGDYVPKAAVRRVVSLLDHDHNLPSGVVFNGFSEKRRLIGQNYSYGNYATSKYGNAYRYGYGSYGSYGSDEKE; encoded by the coding sequence ATGCCTCCCTCACACCGTTCCCGCCGCCAATCGCTTGAAATGGATGATTTCGAAGACGACGATATGGAAGGAGGTGGCTTCGAGCGTCAGGCCGGTCAGGAAAAGCTGAAACAACTGGCGCAGGACCTCATTGGGCGATGGCATTGGATTGCTCTGGGACTCATTTTGGGCGTTCTTGGAAGCTACTATTATATTTCAAAGGCTCCCAAGATATACCAGACCCGTTCGACCCTGTTGATCAAGCAGCAGACCACCGCCGTCATATCCAGTGGTCAGGAGGATGAGATGGACCTCCGTTCCTTGGAGGCGATGAACACGGTGGCGGAACGGATCCGGAGACCGGAGCTGATGCAAAAGGTCGCCTCCCGTCCCGAGATTCTTTCCATGCCCGGATTGATTCCGAAAAAGGTGGATTGGCTTCCCGCATGGGCGTCGGGTTGGATGAAGGATGGAGCATCTGGAAACTCCCAGACCGAGACCGTTCCCACCACCGAGGCGCTTGCTGGCGCGATTTCATCGTGGACCAATATTTCAATCCGCAAGGGCACCCGGTTGTTGGATATATCCGTCACCCATCAACGCCCGCAGGTTGCCAAGGTGGTCGCTGACGCCATTGCCATGGAGTATCAGGCGGAACTCACGGGAGCCCGGAGCGACAAGGGAAGTTCCTCGATGCAGATTCTTACCGACGAGTCGGAGTCCGCACGGGTCAGGTTGCAGACCGCCCAAAACGCTCTCGCCAACTACCAGCGTGCGCTTGTCACGTTGAAGGAACTGGAAGGAAAGGAATTGAACAATGCCGAACTGGCCCGGCGCTATCTGCCCAAACATCCCCGGATGGTGGCTGCGGATGCCGAACTGAACGCGCATAAAACCCGTTTCCTCGCCGAGTTCGATTCCGCGCGCAACTCGACCGCCGATCGCGAATACTGGAACACTCACGACAAGGAGTGGCAGGACGCTGCCGGGGATGAGTCCGCGAAATTACTGACGGCCCGCAGGCTCCTGCTGGCGCGCGGCACGGTTCTCGAACGTGAAATTGAGAGCCAGAACAGCGTTTTCAACAGCGTTCTCACACGCATCCAGGAGTCGGACATCAACAGGCAGGGCGTCGAATCCGAGATGGATATCAGCAGCCTTGCCTCGTTGCCCGGTGGACCCATCTCCCCGATTCCATCGAAAATCCTGGCGCTGGGTTCGGTCGGTGGTCTTGCGATGGGCACGTTGATCGCGATGTTTTTCGTCCGTTTGGATAACAAGGTCCACACGGTTGCCCAAGTCGAGCGTGAGACGGGGCTGCCGGTGCTGGCGGCTGTTTCGGAAATCAACATCACCAAGGTTCTCGCCAGCATCAAACGCAAGCCTGACACGGCGGATGGCCATGAGGCGCGGAAGCTGTGGCATCCTCTCCTCTTGTTCCGCGACGGCCTCACCTCCACCACCTATGCTGAGATGTTCCGCGTCCTGCGTGCGTCGGTATCCTTGTTGGGTGATGAGAAAAAGAGGCGCATCAGCCTGTTCTCCAGCGCGCTTCCAGGTGAAGGCAAGACCATGGTTTCCAGCAACTTCGCCCTCGCCTCGGCGCAACAGGGAAAGCGGACATTGTTGGTCGACCTCGACCTGCGGAAGCCTGCGGTTCACAAGGTCTTCGGGCTCAAACGCGACAGCCATACCAAGGGGGTCACGGATGTGCTTTCAGGCCAGGCGAAGTTCGAGGAAGCCGTGTTCTCGGAGACGGGAGCCGAAAATCTTTACATGATGCTTGCTGGTAAAACCGCTCCAAATCCGGGCGAGTTGCTCAACAGTTCCATTTTGGAGGAGTTCCTCCAGACAGCCTTGAAATACTTCGATCTGGTGGTGCTTGATTCGGCTCCCCTGCTCGCGGTTCCGGATACCCGTATCGTCGCTCCGCTGGCGGACAACTTCTGTCTGGTGGTGCGTGGCGACTATGTTCCCAAGGCGGCGGTGCGAAGGGTGGTTTCCTTGTTGGACCACGATCATAACCTGCCCAGTGGCGTTGTTTTCAATGGTTTCTCCGAGAAGCGGCGCTTGATCGGCCAGAACTACTCCTACGGAAACTACGCAACCAGCAAGTATGGCAACGCCTACCGTTATGGCTATGGATCTTATGGATCCTACGGCAGTGACGAGAAGGAATAA